Proteins from a genomic interval of Nostoc sp. TCL240-02:
- the ftsH gene encoding ATP-dependent zinc metalloprotease FtsH produces MTNLGKKALVKRQSSKRVAWVGAIAASLIMLPGIFGSTPVLAQKAESTSSTSLNYGDLLKKAKAGEVQKVELDETEQLARVYLKGQKENTPPQQVRLLAQNTELINILKDKNVEFGEVSSANSRAAVGLLINLMWILPLVALMLLFLRRSTNASSQAMNFGKSKARFQMEAKTGVKFEDVAGVEEAKEDLEEVVTFLKQPERFTAVGARIPKGVLLIGPPGTGKTLLAKAIAGEAGVPFFSISGSEFVEMFVGVGASRVRDLFKKAKENAPCLIFIDEIDAVGRQRGTGIGGGNDEREQTLNQLLTEMDGFEGNTGIIIIAATNRPDVLDAALLRPGRFDRQVMVDAPDLKGRLEILKVHARNKKIDPSVSLEAIARRTPGFTGADLANLLNEAAILTARRRKEAVTILEIDAAVDRVVAGMEGTALVDSKSKRLIAYHEVGHALVGTLLKDHDPVQKVTLIPRGQALGLTWFTPNEEQGLVSRSQLKSRITATLGGRAAEEIVFGKPEVTTGASNDLQQVTGMARQMVTRFGMSELGPLSLENQSGEVFLGRDWMNKSDYSEEIAAKIDSQVREIVNSSYIRSKELLEENRIVLERLVDLLIEEETIEGDSFRQIVADNAQVADAQLAVPH; encoded by the coding sequence ATGACAAATTTGGGAAAAAAAGCATTGGTAAAAAGACAGTCATCAAAGCGCGTTGCTTGGGTTGGTGCGATTGCGGCTAGCTTGATTATGTTACCAGGAATTTTCGGGAGTACCCCCGTCTTGGCACAAAAAGCAGAGAGTACTTCTAGTACCTCTTTAAACTATGGTGATTTGCTCAAGAAAGCGAAGGCGGGAGAAGTCCAAAAAGTAGAGCTTGACGAAACCGAACAGCTAGCAAGGGTTTATCTCAAAGGGCAAAAGGAGAATACACCACCGCAACAGGTGAGACTTTTAGCGCAAAACACAGAGTTAATTAACATACTCAAAGATAAGAATGTTGAGTTCGGCGAGGTTTCCTCAGCTAATAGTCGGGCTGCTGTTGGACTGTTGATTAATCTTATGTGGATTTTGCCACTGGTAGCTTTAATGCTATTGTTCCTCCGGCGCTCTACTAATGCTTCTAGCCAAGCGATGAATTTCGGCAAATCCAAAGCTCGTTTCCAAATGGAGGCGAAAACTGGAGTGAAATTTGAAGATGTCGCCGGGGTTGAAGAAGCTAAAGAAGACCTCGAAGAAGTTGTTACTTTCTTGAAACAGCCAGAAAGATTTACGGCTGTAGGCGCACGCATTCCCAAAGGAGTGCTGTTAATTGGCCCCCCTGGTACTGGTAAAACTTTACTAGCAAAAGCGATCGCAGGTGAAGCAGGTGTCCCATTCTTCAGTATTTCAGGTTCGGAATTCGTGGAAATGTTCGTTGGTGTGGGTGCATCTCGCGTGCGTGACCTCTTCAAGAAAGCCAAAGAAAATGCTCCATGTCTAATATTTATCGATGAAATTGACGCAGTAGGTAGACAACGGGGTACTGGTATTGGTGGCGGTAATGATGAGCGCGAACAAACCCTCAACCAACTGCTCACCGAAATGGATGGTTTTGAAGGTAACACAGGTATCATTATTATTGCTGCCACTAACCGCCCAGATGTCCTAGATGCAGCGTTGCTCAGACCAGGACGCTTTGATAGACAAGTGATGGTGGATGCACCGGATCTCAAAGGACGGCTGGAAATTTTGAAAGTCCACGCCCGGAATAAGAAAATCGATCCTAGCGTATCATTAGAAGCGATCGCTCGCCGCACTCCTGGATTTACCGGCGCAGACTTAGCCAACTTACTCAACGAAGCCGCTATTCTCACTGCTAGGAGACGCAAAGAAGCTGTTACCATTTTAGAAATTGATGCTGCTGTGGATAGAGTCGTTGCAGGTATGGAAGGTACTGCATTAGTAGACAGCAAGAGCAAGCGCTTGATTGCTTATCATGAAGTTGGACACGCTTTAGTAGGCACATTGCTCAAAGACCATGACCCTGTACAGAAAGTTACATTAATTCCACGGGGACAAGCACTCGGATTAACTTGGTTTACTCCTAACGAAGAACAGGGGTTAGTTTCCCGCTCCCAACTCAAATCCCGGATTACTGCAACTTTGGGTGGTCGCGCCGCCGAGGAAATCGTTTTTGGTAAGCCAGAAGTTACTACAGGTGCAAGCAATGACTTGCAACAGGTGACAGGGATGGCGCGGCAGATGGTGACACGCTTCGGGATGTCAGAATTAGGCCCATTGTCTCTGGAAAATCAGAGTGGAGAGGTATTTTTAGGACGCGACTGGATGAATAAATCAGACTATTCTGAAGAAATTGCCGCCAAAATTGATTCACAGGTGCGCGAAATTGTCAACAGTTCTTACATCAGGTCAAAAGAACTGTTGGAAGAAAACCGCATAGTTTTGGAGCGTTTAGTAGATTTGTTAATAGAAGAGGAAACAATTGAAGGCGATTCATTCCGCCAAATTGTTGCTGATAATGCCCAAGTAGCCGATGCACAATTGGCTGTACCTCATTAG
- a CDS encoding NADPH-dependent FMN reductase, producing MVRIVGIGGSLRPNSYTQVALQVAVQRVEALGAEVEILDLRQLQLPFCTGAKEYPEYPDVKRLQDTVSQSDGLILATPEYHGGVSGVLKNALDLMSFEQLSDKVTGLISVLGGQSNSNALNDLRLIVRWVHGWVIPEQIAIGQAWGAFSPEGKLVDEKLSQRFDEFAQSLVDNTRKLRGVN from the coding sequence ATGGTGAGAATTGTTGGTATTGGTGGTAGTTTAAGACCAAACTCGTATACGCAGGTTGCTTTGCAAGTAGCAGTGCAAAGGGTCGAAGCTCTTGGTGCAGAGGTAGAAATTCTTGATTTAAGACAGTTGCAGTTACCATTTTGCACTGGCGCAAAGGAGTATCCAGAGTACCCAGATGTTAAACGGTTGCAAGATACTGTCAGTCAGTCAGATGGATTAATTTTAGCGACACCTGAATATCATGGTGGGGTTAGTGGTGTCCTGAAAAATGCTCTAGATTTGATGAGCTTTGAGCAACTGTCTGATAAAGTGACAGGACTAATCAGTGTATTGGGCGGTCAGTCAAATAGTAACGCCCTAAATGACCTACGATTAATAGTCAGATGGGTGCATGGTTGGGTAATTCCAGAACAAATTGCGATCGGGCAAGCTTGGGGTGCATTCAGTCCTGAAGGCAAGCTAGTAGATGAAAAGCTTTCTCAAAGATTTGATGAATTTGCTCAGAGTTTAGTTGATAATACTCGCAAGCTGCGAGGCGTAAATTAG